The DNA sequence GGCTCCCGGAACAGGCGGCCGAGCCCCACCCGGCTCAGGTAGATCTGGAACAGCGTCCCCGCAGTGTTGCCGGTCGGTGGCAGGATCTCGAGCACCGGGTAGGCCCGCGCCCGGTCGTAGTTGGGGGGCAGGAGGACGAGGCCGGGCGCGACCCCGCCGGCCGGCGCGACGCCCGGGGCGCTGCGGTAACAGGCGGCGCTCCCGAGAGTGCTGGCGGCAAGCAGGGCCGCGATCACCCGCCCCCGCACAAATAGAAGTGAATCGCTCGGCATTGCGCGCCCCACCGCGTACCCGCGGCCCACGGTATGCACTACTTTCTCGATGGAAGTGGAGAGGAGCTCCCCATGCTGCATCTCGCGCTGTGGGCCGTTCTCGCCGTCTGGGTGGGGATTGCGCTCGTCATCCTCGTGGCCATCGTATCCACGATCGGCATCGTCACCGCGCACATGCTGCTGGACCGGCGCGGCGTCGCGGGCACGGTGTGGTGCCCGGTGCTGCAACACACGATGAAGGTGCTGGGCGTGCCCGCCGCCTTCGTGGGAACCGTGACCGGCTTCGACGAAGTCCGCCGCTGCGAGCGGTTCGGCGACGGCCGGATCGAGTGCCACAAGTGGTGCATGCGGGCCGGCGAGTATGCGGAGGCCGCCCGCAGCAACTAGAGATCGCGGCGCGCGAAGACGGCGAAGGCCACCAGCAGGGCGGCCGCCCCGACCGCCGCCAGCACCGCCACGTCGTGCCGGGCCAGCCCCGCCTCCACCACCTGCTGCGGCTCGTAGTACCTGAACAGCGACGCCGGCCGGAGTGACGCCATCCGGGGCCACACGCGGGCCACGTAGTCGAGCACGTACGATCCGGCGAGCAACCCCGAGATCCAGGCGATGGCCGTGCCGGCCTCGCGCGACAGCGCCGACACCAGGATCGCGACCGCGCCGAAGCACGCAAACACCAGCCACAGCGCCGCGGCCACCGGCAGGTAGCGCAGCGCGGAGACGCCCTCGACCGGACGCATCGTCAGGCCGACCGCGGTCCCGAGCCAGGCGGCTGCGGCCAGCGCGCCCAGGCCGGTGAGCAGCGCGACGGCAGCGGCGCCGACCTGGCTGGAGCGCGTCACGGGGCGGGCGGCCACCAGGTCCATCGTGCCGCGG is a window from the Gemmatimonadales bacterium genome containing:
- a CDS encoding ABC transporter permease subunit, translated to MTSQVALLGHHARLHRAALVPLALGLALFEWMMTFVAGQPAVSRFLSEALRAAPPQFLAVLNQDLLVGVSARGIVGVGYAHPFALIMMAVWAVRVPCAALAGEIGRGTMDLVAARPVTRSSQVGAAAVALLTGLGALAAAAWLGTAVGLTMRPVEGVSALRYLPVAAALWLVFACFGAVAILVSALSREAGTAIAWISGLLAGSYVLDYVARVWPRMASLRPASLFRYYEPQQVVEAGLARHDVAVLAAVGAAALLVAFAVFARRDL